Proteins encoded by one window of Pelmatolapia mariae isolate MD_Pm_ZW linkage group LG14, Pm_UMD_F_2, whole genome shotgun sequence:
- the serpine2 gene encoding glia-derived nexin, producing the protein MKHMSLLCLCALVALCSHKGVLSQAPSYGERGSDLGIQVFQQVVHAKPLENVVLSPHGVASILGMLLSGAHGDTRKQILNALRYKKNGPYKMLKKLHKNLTGKANQDIVLIANAMFSQKGFPMQEAFVTSNKENFQCQSRSLDFSSPDAAADEINEWVNNKTKGHIPSLIKADMLDPALTRLVVVNSIYFKGLWKSRFQPENTKNRTFTRGDGTDIKVPMMSQLSVFNIGLASTPQGLKYKVIELPYHGNTISMLIVLPSEEDTPLSRVIPHISTATVQSWTKLMHMRKVRLLIPKFTADAEVDLKDPLSALGITNIFSEDKADFRHLSSEPVYVSKALQKAKIIVNEDGTKAAAATTAILLARSSPPWVTVDRPFVFLIRHNPTGTVLFMGQINEP; encoded by the exons ATGAAGCACATGTCCTTATTGTGCCTCTGTGCATTGGTGGCCTTGTGCAGCCATAAGGGGGTGCTGTCCCAAGCACCATCTTACGGCGAAAGGGGCTCTGATCTCGGCATCCAGGTGTTTCAGCAAGTAGTTCATGCCAAGCCCCTGGAAAATGTGGTGCTCTCGCCTCATGGGGTGGCTTCAATCCTTGGCATGCTGTTATCTGGAGCCCACGGGGACACGAGGAAGCAAATCCTTAATGCTCTCCGTTACAAGAAAAATG GTCCTTACAAGATGTTGAAGAAGCTGCATAAGAACTTGACGggcaaagccaaccaggacatcgtGCTGATCGCAAATGCTATGTTCAGCCAGAAGGGTTTCCCCATGCAGGAGGCTTTTGTCACTTCCAACAAAGAGAACTTCCAGTGTCAGAGCAGGAGCCTGGACTTCAGCAGCCCTGATGCAGCAGCCGATGAAATTAATGAGTGGGTCAACAATAAAACCAAAG GTCACATCCCCAGCTTGATCAAAGCAGACATGCTGGATCCTGCTCTGACCCGTCTGGTCGTTGTCAACTCCATCTACTTCAAAGGCTTGTGGAAGTCTCGCTTCCAGCCTGAGAACACCAAGAATAGGACCTTCACCCGGGGCGATGGAACCGATATTAAAGTTCCAATGATGTCCCAGCTATCTGTCTTTAACATAG GCCTAGCCTCCACACCCCAGGGGCTCAAATACAAGGTAATTGAGCTTCCTTATCATGGCAACACCATCAGCATGCTAATCGTTCTCCCGTCTGAAGAGGACACTCCTCTGTCTCGTGTCATTCCTCACATCAGCACAGCCACAGTGCAGAGCTGGACCAAACTGATGCACATGAGGAAAGTCCGCCTGCTCATCCCAAA GTTTACAGCTGATGCAGAGGTGGATTTGAAGGATCCACTTTCAGCTCTGGGAATCACGAACATTTTCAGTGAGGACAAAGCTGACTTCAGACACCTCA GTTCGGAGCCTGTGTATGTATCCAAGGCACTCCAGAAAGCCAAAATTATCGTGAATGAAGATGgaacaaaagcagcagcagccactA cTGCTATTTTGTTGGCCCGTTCCTCCCCACCCTGGGTTACAGTTGACAGACCTTTTGTGTTCCTCATCAGACATAACCCGACAG GTACCGTCCTCTTCATGGGCCAGATCAACGAGCCTTGA